CAGGCCAGACAATGTGTTAGTGTCTGGGAGCATTCCGGGTGTGACTGAGAGTTTGCGGTTCACATGCATATCCAGATCACGCTGCCGCTCAAGCATGGCCTGCAGCGAGCGCAGGTGCTCTTCTTCCAGTCGGAAACGCAGCTCAAAGTACTGGACATAGCTCTCCGACTCACTCAGGAGTGTCTTGAATGCGTCGAGAAGAATCGCCGCCAGCTCGCTGGGCTCCATCCCCGCCTCCTTTTTGCCCAGCGTTTTGCTGGGTGAGTGCACTGGCAGATACTGCTCGCTTGGATGACGTTCACTCTCCGCGTGCCATAGCTGGGCGTCCATATCAAGTGGCCCGCGCAGGTCCGTGCTTAGAAAATGAGCGCAATGGGTGGCAACCGTTGCGGCACACGCCACGCTGCGTCGTGGAGGTTCGGCCGAAATAGTTGTACGGGTGCTGGATCACTCCACGTCGTTGACGCATTCCATCATGGCAACTATCTCGCGCATTCTCTGTTTGTTTGTGGTTCTTTTTGCGGCTGCCAGCACCGTGCTGGGTCTCTCGCACAAGGATGCAAAGGTTACTAATTATGTCTTTTTCGACATTGAGCAAGGCGAGACGACCCTCGGGCGCGTCACACTTGGTCTCTACGGGGAGACTGTGCCCAAAACCGTGGAAAACTTTGTcagccttgcgcagcgcggcgaagGCCGTGGATACGCGGGAAGCAAGTTCCACCGTGTTATCAAGGACTTTATGATTCAGGGCGGCGACTACACGCGTGGTGATGGCCGCGGTGGCCTTTCGGTCTGGGGCGGTAGCTTCCCGGACGAAAACTTTGAGCTCCAGCACGAAGGCCCGGGTGTCGTTTCCATGGCAAACTCTGGCTCCGACACAAACGGCTCGCAGTTCTTCATCACCACGATCGCAACCCCTTGGCTCGACGGCCGCCATGTTGTGTTTGGCCGCGTCGTCGACGGCATGGACGTGATCAGGAAGGTCGAGGCCACTCGGACGCGCCCTGGCGATGCTCCCCTTGAAGACATTGTCATTGCGGATGCCGGTGTGCTTACCGATATGGCGGATACCATCAAGGACGAACTTTAAAATATTTATCCATAGCTACATGTGTGCACCACCTTTGAACCAGCCCATAAGTGCCGGCTTTGTCTCGCTCCAGATATGCTTCGTCTCCACATACTCGTCCAGGCCTTTGCTGCCCAGCTCACGGCCGTTGCCAGAGAGGCCAAAACCACCCCACTCGGCCTGTGCCGTATAAGCGCCGTACGTGTTGGTCCATATCGTGCCGtggcgcagctggcgcgcgacgcgaagTGCGCGTGCCTGGTCCTTGGTTTGCACACCGCCTGCAAGACCGTACTTGGTATCGTTTGCCAGTGCAATCGCTCCCTTTTCGTCCCCATCCTTAAACCGTTCGACGGTCAAGATTGGGCCAAACGTCTCTTCCTGGACAATGCTCATGGTGCGGTTGCAGCGGTCAATCACGGTGGGTAAAAAAAAGTAGCCTTTGGCCAAGTCCGGTTGCTTGGCAGGGTCGGGACGTGTGC
This is a stretch of genomic DNA from Malassezia vespertilionis chromosome 1, complete sequence. It encodes these proteins:
- a CDS encoding uncharacterized protein (SECRETED:SignalP(1-23)); the encoded protein is MATISRILCLFVVLFAAASTVLGLSHKDAKVTNYVFFDIEQGETTLGRVTLGLYGETVPKTVENFVSLAQRGEGRGYAGSKFHRVIKDFMIQGGDYTRGDGRGGLSVWGGSFPDENFELQHEGPGVVSMANSGSDTNGSQFFITTIATPWLDGRHVVFGRVVDGMDVIRKVEATRTRPGDAPLEDIVIADAGVLTDMADTIKDEL